TTTCATCAGACAAGAGACGGAATCAAGACGATGTCCAAGGCGAAGTTCGAGCGCACGAAGCCGCATGTGAATGTCGGGACGATTGGTCACGTGGACCATGGCAAGACGACGTTGACCGCGGCGATCACCACGCACCAGTCGAAGAAGTTTGGTGGTGA
This genomic window from Chromatiales bacterium contains:
- the tuf gene encoding elongation factor Tu (EF-Tu; promotes GTP-dependent binding of aminoacyl-tRNA to the A-site of ribosomes during protein biosynthesis; when the tRNA anticodon matches the mRNA codon, GTP hydrolysis results; the inactive EF-Tu-GDP leaves the ribosome and release of GDP is promoted by elongation factor Ts; many prokaryotes have two copies of the gene encoding EF-Tu), whose amino-acid sequence is MSKAKFERTKPHVNVGTIGHVDHGKTTLTAAITTHQSKKFGG